A single window of Paenibacillus sp. FSL H8-0537 DNA harbors:
- a CDS encoding Hsp20/alpha crystallin family protein, translated as MDSKWDELERWVEGQKLPKGFDVLREPDWVEQFVRKMMTKALPEAAGAIAEQASPYSFSQSEQFIIVKYPLPAHVRSEELRLWVKEDRLRVEGLPGNRKEIIKLPVGVRARVCRAIVKDGELRVKLRKRPVSRKYYEADIRWRE; from the coding sequence ATGGATTCTAAATGGGATGAGCTCGAACGCTGGGTAGAGGGGCAGAAGCTGCCTAAAGGGTTTGATGTGCTGCGTGAGCCAGATTGGGTGGAGCAATTTGTGCGCAAAATGATGACCAAAGCGCTGCCAGAAGCTGCCGGAGCAATTGCGGAGCAGGCTTCGCCGTACTCTTTTTCCCAGAGTGAGCAATTTATCATCGTCAAATACCCGCTTCCCGCACATGTGCGCTCGGAAGAGCTTCGTTTATGGGTAAAGGAAGACCGCCTTCGTGTGGAAGGGCTGCCCGGCAATAGGAAAGAAATCATAAAGCTGCCTGTTGGCGTGCGCGCCCGTGTGTGCAGAGCAATTGTGAAGGACGGCGAGCTGCGTGTAAAGCTGCGCAAGCGGCCGGTGAGCCGGAAGTATTATGAGGCGGATATTCGGTGGCGGGAATAG
- a CDS encoding spore germination protein: protein MPAIVGFVKIVSVGSSSIVQFGDAVQMSPSSTSKTYAGSGSFLTGSLTNSNNAVSATNTLDPDVQDGTQNEVANGVNIV, encoded by the coding sequence ATGCCCGCTATAGTCGGCTTTGTGAAAATCGTTAGCGTCGGCTCCAGCTCCATCGTCCAGTTTGGCGACGCCGTGCAAATGTCGCCCTCCAGCACTTCCAAAACCTATGCTGGCTCAGGCTCCTTCCTTACCGGAAGCCTGACGAATTCCAACAACGCCGTAAGCGCCACAAATACGCTTGATCCAGACGTACAGGACGGCACGCAAAATGAAGTAGCAAACGGGGTCAATATCGTATGA
- a CDS encoding spore germination protein GerPB — MNWTVHQTITIHQLRVDSVSNSSVLQIGSAGSIRSLSQLYNTGGFTGPAAQLGGENPLSFVPLPNPT, encoded by the coding sequence ATGAATTGGACCGTTCATCAGACGATTACGATCCATCAGCTCCGCGTGGACAGCGTCTCGAACAGCTCTGTCCTGCAAATTGGCAGCGCAGGCTCCATTCGCTCCTTATCCCAGCTTTATAATACGGGCGGCTTCACCGGTCCAGCCGCCCAGCTGGGTGGAGAAAATCCGCTTTCCTTCGTTCCGCTGCCTAATCCGACCTAA
- the gerPC gene encoding spore germination protein GerPC has protein sequence MQQQPNQLSPWQAWSLDVARQLQSQQESIASLEQQLAAICEQLKKLEAKPTYNVENLQYHFDQLKVEKLEGTLNIGMTPQGSPDMNGDIEQLAVSKPLVYPAPPNGAAQPSDPYAPIQNDLNQYIDTEGAQKLMQMEKQFCMPLDPHHRRLILSDIRSQMPARIQYYARSLPRQDGVSEETAAQQNRAEVFAKTARDADAAMLQYMQQLQKGGVRETHD, from the coding sequence ATGCAGCAGCAGCCGAATCAGCTGTCTCCATGGCAAGCCTGGTCGCTTGACGTCGCAAGGCAGCTCCAATCCCAGCAGGAAAGCATCGCTTCGCTTGAGCAACAGCTTGCGGCCATCTGCGAGCAGCTCAAAAAGCTTGAAGCGAAGCCTACTTATAATGTGGAAAATTTGCAGTACCATTTTGACCAATTAAAGGTAGAAAAGCTTGAAGGCACGCTCAATATCGGCATGACGCCACAGGGATCGCCGGATATGAATGGCGATATTGAGCAGTTGGCCGTATCCAAGCCGCTCGTCTATCCTGCTCCGCCTAATGGCGCAGCTCAGCCATCGGATCCCTATGCCCCGATACAAAATGATTTGAACCAGTATATTGATACCGAAGGCGCGCAGAAGCTGATGCAGATGGAAAAGCAATTTTGCATGCCGCTCGATCCCCATCACCGCAGACTCATTCTGTCCGATATCCGCAGCCAAATGCCTGCTCGCATCCAATATTATGCAAGGTCGCTGCCGCGCCAGGATGGCGTTAGCGAGGAAACCGCTGCCCAGCAGAACAGAGCCGAGGTGTTCGCCAAAACAGCTCGCGATGCCGACGCGGCCATGCTTCAATATATGCAGCAATTACAGAAGGGAGGCGTAAGGGAAACCCATGATTAA
- a CDS encoding spore germination protein GerPE, with amino-acid sequence MTFPLDYPIRTAEVGVLTIVSASGAAIVQLGDRGQSTPKLRALALQREIGHDQAGDVYFESYDLYTQSFPSFDNFDGSAKDIIHTKRTNHCPRIVVGCVYIIAIGSSSSVQAGNAMETIAESRIKHIRQFKRPIPVPGIGCPLPPVKPALYR; translated from the coding sequence ATGACCTTTCCACTCGATTATCCTATTCGCACAGCTGAGGTCGGCGTTTTGACGATTGTAAGTGCCTCAGGAGCCGCCATCGTCCAGCTTGGAGATCGCGGGCAATCGACGCCAAAGCTTCGCGCGCTTGCCCTGCAGCGGGAAATAGGCCATGACCAGGCAGGCGATGTTTATTTTGAATCATATGATCTATACACCCAGTCGTTTCCAAGCTTTGATAATTTCGACGGCTCGGCTAAAGACATCATCCATACAAAGCGCACCAATCATTGCCCGCGCATTGTGGTTGGCTGCGTATATATTATTGCCATTGGCTCATCATCGAGCGTGCAGGCGGGGAATGCGATGGAAACGATCGCCGAATCGCGGATTAAACATATTCGCCAGTTTAAGCGTCCCATTCCAGTACCAGGCATCGGCTGCCCGCTCCCTCCGGTCAAGCCTGCGCTGTATAGGTGA
- a CDS encoding dihydroorotate dehydrogenase, whose protein sequence is MAGANSCWTNTGTILVLFILLVIILRTFCF, encoded by the coding sequence ATCGCCGGTGCCAACAGCTGTTGGACAAATACGGGCACAATTCTCGTTCTCTTCATTTTGCTTGTTATCATCTTGCGTACCTTCTGCTTCTAA
- a CDS encoding extracellular solute-binding protein, with product MRARVALLIMAVLLLTGACTGNNSPAQTAGLQEEALADSSAEPLAYGSMPERVSVRVGFKIPESRLSGSDTNDNNPISRYLDQLTNIKVVHAWEAKGEEAFEQKISFAIGSNDMPDAMVVDRAQLRKLIDNDMIQDLTGTYAAYSSKLVRDIYASSGGKALEEASRDGKLYGLPNVAIEMDAVTLLWVRQDWLDRLGLEPPRTLRDIEEIARAFVERDPDGDGKADTVGIAGDKIVVFGQKPNPSGFDSIFHAFHAFPKNWTRDSGGNVVYGSITPESKAALGQLADWYKQGLIDNQFVLYKQSEEPIVNGRAGMFFGPWWVPYWPLSEAVAQDTKAEWRAYAAPLDANGEYVTHTAPVTDRYLVVRKGYEYPEAVVKLLNVFTRLERRLDPNIQEIQWLDEYASQSGVQLRHYYPFDLLLDYSDAVDKRYDNLQSVLEGRRDPATLDPDTYQLYEMTETEHQNSKKNLDAWKPAAAYEYGVGVIRKTPMIKVNSVFYGSTPAMGAKWAALEQLENETYLKIIVGDQSLDSFDEFVKQWRMQGGDEITKEIAELASEQ from the coding sequence ATGAGAGCGAGAGTAGCTTTGCTTATAATGGCTGTGCTGCTGCTGACGGGAGCTTGTACAGGCAATAATAGCCCAGCGCAGACGGCTGGCTTGCAGGAAGAAGCACTGGCGGACAGCAGCGCAGAGCCGCTCGCTTATGGGAGCATGCCAGAGCGGGTCAGCGTTCGGGTAGGGTTTAAAATTCCTGAATCCCGCTTGTCCGGCAGCGACACCAATGACAACAACCCCATTTCCCGCTACTTGGATCAATTGACGAATATAAAGGTGGTTCATGCTTGGGAAGCGAAGGGCGAAGAGGCTTTTGAGCAAAAAATCAGCTTTGCTATTGGGAGCAATGATATGCCTGATGCGATGGTCGTTGACCGCGCTCAGCTGCGGAAGCTTATCGACAATGATATGATTCAGGATTTAACGGGTACGTACGCGGCCTACAGCTCCAAGCTGGTACGCGATATTTATGCCTCTTCGGGCGGCAAGGCGCTGGAGGAGGCTTCGCGTGATGGTAAGCTTTACGGACTGCCTAATGTGGCGATTGAGATGGACGCAGTTACCCTTCTCTGGGTCCGCCAGGATTGGCTCGATCGTCTGGGGCTGGAGCCGCCGAGGACGCTGCGTGATATTGAGGAGATCGCCCGTGCCTTCGTAGAGCGTGATCCTGATGGCGACGGCAAGGCGGATACCGTTGGTATAGCCGGTGACAAAATTGTCGTATTTGGACAGAAGCCGAACCCAAGCGGTTTTGATTCTATTTTTCATGCGTTCCATGCCTTCCCGAAAAATTGGACGCGGGATTCGGGCGGCAATGTCGTGTACGGTTCAATTACGCCCGAGAGCAAAGCTGCGCTCGGCCAGCTGGCAGATTGGTACAAGCAGGGACTGATAGATAATCAGTTTGTGCTGTACAAACAGTCGGAGGAGCCAATTGTGAACGGCAGGGCAGGGATGTTTTTTGGACCGTGGTGGGTGCCTTATTGGCCGCTCTCAGAAGCAGTAGCACAGGATACGAAAGCAGAATGGCGCGCTTATGCGGCTCCGCTGGATGCGAATGGGGAGTATGTCACACATACCGCACCGGTAACGGATCGTTATCTCGTGGTGCGTAAAGGCTACGAATATCCTGAGGCGGTCGTTAAGCTGCTCAATGTATTTACCCGACTGGAACGGCGGCTGGACCCGAACATTCAAGAAATCCAGTGGCTGGATGAATATGCGTCCCAGTCCGGTGTGCAGCTGCGCCATTATTATCCGTTCGATCTGCTGCTTGATTATTCGGATGCGGTAGACAAGCGATATGACAATCTGCAGAGCGTGCTGGAAGGCCGGCGTGACCCCGCGACGCTTGATCCTGACACTTACCAGCTGTATGAAATGACGGAGACTGAGCATCAAAACTCGAAGAAAAATTTGGATGCATGGAAGCCCGCAGCGGCTTATGAATATGGCGTCGGTGTCATCCGAAAAACGCCCATGATTAAAGTGAACAGTGTTTTCTACGGCTCCACCCCGGCAATGGGCGCGAAATGGGCGGCACTTGAGCAGCTGGAGAATGAGACCTATTTGAAAATAATTGTTGGCGACCAAAGCTTGGACAGCTTTGATGAATTCGTCAAGCAGTGGCGCATGCAGGGCGGGGATGAGATTACGAAGGAAATAGCAGAGCTTGCTTCCGAGCAATAG